One region of Endozoicomonas sp. Mp262 genomic DNA includes:
- a CDS encoding ankyrin repeat domain-containing protein: MSVGQSQLAAMQPANDSRRPFFNKHASPSEDACYDSMKAEKQLSDDERQTLSRQGVFRYCELNENTEGPKLVFGYTCQHCRKSQGALKGFKHNDNCVQSGVENIAIDSRDCRGALLPANERIPTAVAHPHDLSDRDISKPELLAEAALPEGADNKKESNPLTGAEAPAPAMEKTQKISFQQLAAALSSKKSATGGVEQHGIKKSDWFELGEDHLIRLGFQVKKGKKGWLQLGSETFEICRKEKGEVYLSPEVEAEFILTVHSKKDLNVSYTQAIKLDKEVCESLKALKEGDCLQFGGSSQRVGFGVFDKNKFNRAQLNEINQQKSDYPVLEVKCIVKGTEKKNAQASALENATHRKKRAVTHLQHKRTHSSKVGAKDKVGHSYGLDHKKALHDAVLNGNKKEIESLLEKGIDIDMPLTPIHMTAFQMATLKGDLDMGRFLLDKGANINACTPDYNNTSLIWAAEEGKTEAVKFLLENEADFSLCTTNNRSPLFMAADKGHTEVVKLLINAGASVNALTTDQRTALHQAVARKDKKTAQALLDGGADTNICMPNDVTALHLATETGSVGIATALLKKGANADACSHKKAGGCTALYLAAEKGDMSMVRCLLEHKANPNVSSAKGFSPLWVAIYKGHSDIVELLQSNGAEINMPDCSIS, translated from the coding sequence ATGAGTGTCGGTCAATCACAATTAGCAGCAATGCAGCCTGCCAATGATTCGCGCAGGCCGTTTTTTAATAAACATGCCAGCCCATCTGAGGATGCGTGTTATGACTCTATGAAAGCAGAAAAACAACTGTCTGACGATGAGCGCCAGACATTATCCCGGCAAGGTGTTTTTCGATACTGTGAACTGAATGAAAATACTGAAGGGCCTAAACTTGTATTTGGTTATACCTGTCAGCACTGCCGAAAGTCTCAGGGGGCATTGAAAGGCTTTAAGCATAATGATAACTGTGTGCAGTCAGGGGTAGAGAATATAGCAATTGATAGTAGAGACTGTAGGGGGGCGCTATTACCTGCCAATGAGCGGATTCCTACTGCGGTAGCCCATCCGCATGACCTGTCTGATCGGGATATATCGAAACCTGAGCTTCTTGCCGAAGCTGCCTTGCCAGAAGGGGCTGATAACAAAAAAGAAAGTAATCCGCTAACGGGTGCAGAAGCCCCAGCTCCAGCGATGGAAAAAACGCAAAAAATCTCCTTCCAGCAGCTTGCTGCTGCACTATCTTCGAAGAAAAGTGCTACAGGCGGGGTCGAGCAGCATGGCATCAAAAAATCTGATTGGTTTGAGCTGGGGGAAGACCATTTAATTCGGCTTGGCTTTCAAGTCAAGAAAGGAAAAAAGGGCTGGCTTCAGCTGGGTAGTGAGACATTTGAGATTTGTAGAAAAGAAAAGGGGGAGGTGTATTTGTCTCCTGAAGTAGAGGCTGAATTCATATTAACCGTTCATTCCAAAAAAGATTTAAATGTGTCTTACACTCAGGCAATAAAGTTGGATAAAGAGGTTTGCGAAAGTTTAAAGGCATTGAAAGAGGGAGATTGTTTACAGTTTGGTGGATCAAGCCAACGTGTTGGGTTTGGTGTTTTTGATAAGAATAAATTTAATCGTGCGCAGCTTAATGAAATAAATCAGCAGAAATCTGATTACCCGGTGTTAGAAGTTAAGTGCATTGTAAAGGGGACAGAGAAAAAAAACGCACAGGCCAGTGCTTTGGAAAATGCCACTCACCGGAAAAAAAGGGCTGTGACTCACTTGCAACATAAACGTACTCATTCCAGCAAGGTCGGAGCTAAAGATAAAGTGGGTCATAGCTATGGCTTGGATCATAAAAAAGCACTTCATGATGCCGTGTTGAATGGTAATAAGAAAGAAATTGAATCTTTGCTTGAGAAAGGGATTGATATTGACATGCCTCTCACCCCTATCCATATGACGGCCTTTCAGATGGCTACCTTGAAAGGTGACCTGGATATGGGCAGGTTTTTGCTGGATAAGGGAGCTAATATTAATGCCTGTACACCCGATTACAATAACACCAGTCTTATCTGGGCTGCTGAAGAGGGGAAGACTGAGGCGGTTAAGTTTTTACTTGAAAATGAAGCAGATTTTAGTCTCTGTACCACAAATAACAGGTCTCCACTTTTTATGGCTGCCGATAAAGGGCATACAGAGGTGGTCAAGTTATTGATCAATGCCGGAGCCAGTGTCAATGCGCTTACAACCGATCAGCGCACGGCTCTTCATCAGGCTGTTGCCAGAAAGGATAAAAAGACTGCTCAAGCTCTGCTTGATGGCGGTGCAGATACTAATATTTGTATGCCTAACGATGTTACAGCCCTTCACTTGGCTACAGAGACCGGGAGTGTGGGTATAGCCACTGCCTTGCTAAAAAAGGGGGCTAATGCAGATGCCTGTTCCCATAAAAAAGCCGGTGGTTGTACAGCTCTTTATTTGGCTGCCGAGAAGGGAGACATGTCAATGGTCAGATGCCTGCTTGAGCATAAGGCAAACCCCAATGTCTCTTCTGCTAAGGGTTTTTCACCCCTTTGGGTAGCGATTTATAAAGGGCATTCTGATATTGTTGAATTACTACAAAGTAATGGAGCTGAGATCAATATGCCTGATTGCTCCATTTCTTAA
- the ubiG gene encoding bifunctional 2-polyprenyl-6-hydroxyphenol methylase/3-demethylubiquinol 3-O-methyltransferase UbiG, translating into MTEMRSAQNVDPEEVAKFEQLASRWWDPESEFKPLHQINPLRLNYIDERVSLAGKKVLDVGCGGGILSESMALRGATVTGIDMGAAPLSVARLHSMESGVEVDYRRIPVEELAEEIPGTFDVITCLEMLEHVPDPASIVTACRKLLKPGGKIFFATLNRTPKSWLFAIVGAEYILKLLPKGTHEHSKFIKPHELCEWMRHSNLTVNDMTGMTYNPLTQVYRLNKNDTSVNYLIYGSLEESL; encoded by the coding sequence ATGACCGAAATGCGATCAGCACAGAATGTCGACCCGGAAGAGGTGGCCAAATTTGAGCAACTGGCCAGTCGGTGGTGGGACCCTGAAAGCGAGTTCAAGCCCCTTCATCAAATTAACCCGCTTCGCCTCAACTATATTGATGAACGGGTTAGCCTGGCTGGTAAAAAGGTTCTGGATGTAGGTTGTGGCGGTGGCATCCTGAGCGAGTCCATGGCCCTGCGCGGGGCAACAGTGACAGGCATAGATATGGGAGCGGCCCCTCTGTCAGTGGCTCGCCTGCACAGCATGGAATCAGGGGTTGAGGTGGACTATCGGAGAATCCCCGTTGAAGAGCTGGCTGAAGAAATTCCGGGGACATTTGACGTCATTACCTGCCTGGAAATGCTGGAGCACGTTCCCGACCCTGCCTCTATTGTCACCGCCTGCCGCAAGTTATTAAAACCAGGAGGGAAAATCTTTTTTGCCACATTAAACAGGACACCCAAATCATGGCTTTTTGCCATCGTTGGGGCAGAGTACATCTTAAAGCTATTACCCAAGGGTACCCATGAACACAGCAAATTCATCAAACCTCACGAGCTGTGTGAATGGATGAGACACTCGAACCTGACTGTAAATGATATGACCGGCATGACCTACAACCCCCTGACACAGGTCTACCGGCTTAATAAAAATGACACCAGTGTTAATTACCTTATCTATGGCAGTCTGGAAGAGTCACTTTAA
- the gyrA gene encoding DNA gyrase subunit A produces the protein MTDIAKEILPVNIEDELKQSYLDYAMSVIVGRALPDVRDGLKPVHRRVLFAMSELGNDWNKPYKKSARIVGDVIGKYHPHGDSAVYDTIVRMAQPFSLRYMLVDGQGNFGSIDGDSAAAMRYTEIRMDKISHQLLADLDKETVDYVPNYDGTEQIPEVLPTRVPNLLVNGSAGIAVGMATNIPPHNLREVIGGCLALLDNDSLTIDDLMEYIPGPDFPTAAIINGRAGILQAYRTGRGRIYIRARADIEVDEKRNKSTIIVTELPYQINKARLIEKIAELVKERKIEGISELRDESDKDGMRMVIELRRGENAEVVLNNLYAQTQLESVFGINIVALVDGQPKLLNLKQLLEAFIRHRREVVTRRTVFELRKARERGHILEGLAVALSNIDPVIQLIKDSPSSAEAKEKLISQAWNPGHVMAMAERAGADACRPDELPVEYGLREGSYYLSPAQAQAILEMRLHRLTGLEHEKLLTEYRELLERIAELALILADPEKLRQVIREELEAVRDEFGDDRRTEITSSRRDLTVEDLIDEEDMVVTLSHGGYAKTTPLDTYQAQRRGGRGKSAASVKEEDYVEHMLVANTHTQLLCFSSKGKVYWLKVYQIPQAGRTSRGRPLVNILPLEQEERITAVLPVDDYAEGHYVFMATMQGTVKKTPLEQFSRPRTSGLIALALEEGDTLVGAEITTGDAQVMLLSNAGKAIRFEETDVRAMGRTARGVRGIRLQDNQRVISLIIPKDNAQILTASEKGYGKRTPVEDFRITGRGGQGVISMQCTERNGEIVGAVQVTEAEEIMLISDQGTLVRTRVGEVSSQGRNTQGVTLIKVGNDEKLVGVARVEEPDEDLTGDTEE, from the coding sequence ATGACTGATATCGCCAAAGAGATTTTACCGGTAAATATTGAAGATGAGCTTAAGCAGTCCTATCTGGACTATGCCATGAGCGTCATCGTTGGGCGTGCCCTGCCTGATGTGCGGGACGGCCTGAAACCTGTTCACCGGCGGGTGTTGTTCGCCATGAGCGAGCTGGGTAACGACTGGAACAAGCCTTACAAGAAGTCTGCCCGTATTGTCGGGGACGTCATCGGTAAATATCACCCCCATGGTGACTCTGCCGTTTATGACACAATTGTCCGGATGGCCCAGCCTTTCTCCCTGCGTTATATGCTGGTGGACGGGCAGGGTAACTTTGGCTCCATTGACGGCGATTCTGCTGCGGCCATGCGTTATACCGAAATTCGCATGGACAAGATTTCCCATCAGCTATTGGCTGACCTGGATAAAGAGACCGTTGACTATGTGCCAAACTACGACGGCACGGAGCAAATCCCGGAGGTATTACCTACCCGCGTTCCCAATCTGCTGGTCAATGGCTCCGCTGGTATTGCCGTAGGTATGGCAACCAATATTCCGCCCCATAACCTGCGGGAAGTGATTGGCGGATGTCTGGCCCTGCTGGACAACGACTCCCTCACCATCGATGACCTGATGGAGTATATTCCGGGCCCGGACTTTCCTACTGCGGCCATTATTAATGGCCGGGCTGGCATTCTTCAGGCCTACCGTACCGGGCGGGGCCGTATTTATATCCGCGCCCGGGCGGATATAGAGGTTGACGAGAAACGTAATAAAAGCACCATAATTGTTACTGAGCTGCCCTATCAGATTAATAAAGCCCGGCTTATAGAAAAAATTGCCGAGCTGGTTAAGGAGCGCAAAATTGAAGGCATCTCCGAGCTGAGAGATGAGTCAGATAAAGATGGCATGCGGATGGTCATTGAGCTACGCCGTGGTGAAAATGCGGAAGTGGTGCTGAATAATCTGTATGCGCAGACCCAGCTGGAGTCTGTGTTTGGCATCAATATCGTGGCATTGGTGGACGGTCAGCCCAAGCTGCTGAACCTGAAGCAACTGCTTGAGGCCTTTATTCGTCACCGCCGCGAGGTGGTGACTCGCCGAACCGTTTTTGAATTGCGGAAAGCCCGTGAACGGGGCCATATTCTTGAGGGACTCGCGGTTGCCCTGTCCAATATTGATCCGGTGATCCAGCTTATCAAGGATTCTCCTTCTTCCGCTGAGGCAAAGGAAAAGCTGATTAGCCAGGCCTGGAACCCCGGTCATGTGATGGCCATGGCGGAGCGGGCGGGGGCGGATGCCTGTCGCCCTGATGAGCTGCCTGTTGAATATGGTTTGCGGGAAGGCAGTTACTACCTGTCGCCAGCCCAGGCTCAGGCGATCCTGGAAATGCGTTTGCACCGGCTCACCGGCCTTGAACACGAAAAACTGCTCACTGAATACCGTGAGCTGCTGGAACGTATTGCTGAACTGGCCCTGATTCTGGCGGACCCGGAAAAGCTTCGTCAGGTGATCCGCGAAGAGCTGGAAGCGGTTCGTGATGAGTTTGGTGATGACCGTCGTACTGAAATCACCAGCTCCCGCCGTGACCTGACCGTTGAAGACCTGATTGATGAAGAGGACATGGTGGTTACCCTGTCCCATGGTGGTTATGCCAAAACCACGCCACTGGATACCTATCAGGCCCAGCGCCGGGGCGGACGCGGAAAGTCCGCAGCATCGGTGAAGGAAGAGGATTATGTGGAGCACATGCTGGTGGCTAACACCCATACCCAGTTATTGTGCTTTTCCAGTAAGGGTAAGGTTTACTGGCTGAAGGTTTACCAGATTCCCCAGGCTGGCAGAACATCCAGGGGGCGCCCTCTGGTCAATATCCTGCCATTGGAGCAGGAGGAACGTATTACTGCCGTACTGCCGGTGGACGATTACGCCGAAGGGCATTATGTCTTTATGGCCACTATGCAGGGTACAGTGAAAAAGACGCCGCTGGAACAGTTCTCCCGTCCTCGTACCAGTGGCTTGATTGCTTTGGCCCTGGAAGAGGGGGATACCCTTGTGGGCGCTGAAATCACCACTGGTGATGCCCAGGTCATGCTGCTCTCTAATGCGGGTAAGGCCATTCGCTTTGAAGAGACCGATGTTCGCGCCATGGGGCGGACAGCCCGGGGCGTCAGGGGTATCAGGTTACAGGATAATCAGCGGGTTATCTCCCTGATTATTCCGAAGGATAATGCCCAGATTCTGACCGCCAGTGAAAAAGGCTATGGCAAGCGAACCCCGGTGGAAGACTTCCGTATTACCGGGCGTGGTGGGCAAGGCGTTATCTCTATGCAGTGCACTGAACGTAATGGTGAAATTGTCGGTGCCGTCCAGGTAACAGAGGCTGAGGAGATTATGCTGATTTCTGATCAGGGTACGCTGGTCAGAACCCGGGTAGGGGAAGTGTCTTCCCAGGGACGGAATACCCAGGGTGTAACCCTGATTAAGGTAGGTAATGATGAAAAACTGGTGGGTGTTGCCCGGGTGGAAGAGCCTGATGAGGATTTGACGGGAGACACTGAAGAGTAA
- a CDS encoding F-box/WD repeat-containing protein, translated as MELRSICLIAPFLKQEVLFVFCGEYFMDIQSSTGLHNLLHCLCCGWGGQNHLHKKDVNTSKMPSGTSYFTKSFTELKNVVLAIKKNACCSRFMRTSGEVYAFHRSHTIFGRLVFIFLFSFFSSHTFCGNKNSFRLYDLPAELISEIASYLSVNDVFSLHLVCKEVNNKLKDYLLEYRRMAKYFYGDYEKGYRKFIANFEIPPIEDMKCRDPLIRLAFHRMKSDKYLKSIQEQIVSLFLTELSDEGQIQLSDEEQIISCLEKLCRDSDDRKARFLRLLQDQIKKLRDSCVVGHTKQVNSVIQLANGLLVSSAKDYTLRVWDIDKPQGKQCVKKLTGCFGLVPLSDGWLVSKSENYTLKVWDFDEPEEVRCIKTLSGHNGLVYSVIQLSDGRLVSCSDDRTFKVWDLTRPDGKECVRTLAEHKDVVYSIIELSDGRLASGSASLLKVRDLAEPERLRSFWAGGRVHSIIQLVDGRLALSNHDYGTLHVLDLAKQEDDPMFMIDLYPNVSDFSLIQLVEGELVSSYQKNTLAVWDLGKQEKQEPVRLLKGHQDKVSAIIQLADGRLVSASRDHTLRVWDLTRADGSDCVGVLIGHKTAVNFVIQLTDGRLVSGAEDGELIIWNLAPQKESADADY; from the coding sequence ATGGAGCTGAGATCAATATGCCTGATTGCTCCATTTCTTAAGCAAGAAGTTTTGTTTGTTTTTTGTGGTGAATATTTTATGGATATCCAATCCAGCACTGGTTTGCACAATCTGTTGCATTGTCTATGCTGTGGGTGGGGTGGACAAAATCATCTTCATAAGAAAGATGTGAATACATCAAAGATGCCATCTGGAACTTCGTATTTCACTAAGAGCTTTACTGAATTGAAAAACGTCGTTTTAGCAATCAAAAAAAATGCCTGTTGCTCTCGTTTTATGCGTACCAGTGGTGAGGTATATGCGTTTCACCGATCACATACGATTTTTGGGAGGTTAGTTTTTATTTTTCTTTTTTCTTTTTTTTCTAGCCACACTTTCTGTGGCAATAAAAATTCTTTCAGGCTTTATGATCTTCCCGCTGAATTGATTTCAGAAATAGCAAGTTATCTTTCCGTTAATGATGTTTTTTCTTTACATCTGGTCTGCAAGGAAGTCAATAATAAGCTTAAAGATTACTTATTGGAATACCGAAGGATGGCAAAGTATTTTTATGGGGACTATGAAAAAGGTTATAGAAAGTTTATTGCAAATTTTGAAATTCCACCTATTGAGGACATGAAATGTAGAGATCCACTAATAAGGCTGGCATTTCATAGGATGAAAAGCGATAAATATTTGAAATCCATTCAGGAGCAAATTGTATCCTTGTTTTTAACCGAGCTTTCTGATGAAGGACAGATCCAGCTCTCTGATGAAGAACAAATTATTAGTTGTCTAGAAAAGCTTTGCAGAGATAGCGATGATAGAAAAGCCAGGTTTTTGAGATTATTGCAGGATCAGATTAAAAAACTAAGGGATAGCTGTGTGGTTGGGCATACCAAACAGGTGAATTCGGTTATCCAGCTGGCTAATGGACTGTTGGTTTCGAGTGCTAAGGACTACACATTAAGAGTCTGGGATATCGATAAGCCACAAGGAAAACAATGTGTGAAAAAACTGACTGGGTGCTTCGGGCTTGTCCCGCTATCTGATGGATGGCTGGTTTCGAAATCTGAGAACTACACATTGAAAGTGTGGGATTTTGATGAACCTGAAGAGGTTCGGTGCATAAAGACCTTGTCTGGACATAACGGATTGGTGTATTCGGTCATTCAGTTGTCTGATGGGCGATTGGTCTCATGCTCTGATGACCGTACATTTAAAGTGTGGGATTTGACCAGGCCGGATGGTAAAGAGTGCGTGAGAACCCTGGCTGAACATAAGGATGTTGTGTATTCGATCATCGAATTGTCTGATGGGCGATTGGCTTCAGGTTCTGCGAGCTTATTAAAAGTGCGGGATTTGGCTGAACCGGAGAGGCTGAGAAGTTTCTGGGCAGGTGGAAGGGTGCATTCGATCATCCAGCTGGTTGATGGGCGGCTGGCATTGAGCAACCATGACTACGGCACACTGCATGTATTGGACTTGGCTAAACAGGAAGATGATCCAATGTTTATGATTGACCTATATCCGAATGTCTCTGACTTTTCGCTGATCCAGCTGGTTGAAGGGGAGCTGGTGTCTAGCTATCAAAAGAACACACTAGCTGTGTGGGATTTGGGAAAACAGGAAAAGCAGGAGCCTGTAAGACTTCTAAAAGGGCATCAAGACAAAGTGAGTGCGATCATCCAGCTTGCTGATGGACGCTTGGTATCGGCCTCCAGGGATCATACTTTAAGGGTATGGGATTTGACCAGGGCAGATGGGAGTGATTGTGTCGGCGTTTTGATAGGACATAAAACTGCGGTCAATTTTGTTATTCAGCTGACCGATGGGCGGCTGGTGTCAGGCGCTGAAGATGGTGAGTTGATAATATGGAATTTGGCACCGCAAAAGGAATCAGCAGATGCTGATTATTGA
- the hisC gene encoding histidinol-phosphate transaminase — translation MSCDFIGQALPAIQSLQPYQPGKPIEELVREQGLDETSIVKLASNENPLGPSPVVTAAVNNAMASVSRYPDANGFALKQALAERLNVPMEQITLGNGSNDLLVLLAECYLNTGCSAVYSEYAFFVYSLAVRATGAEGIVVSAINWGHDLEAMANAVREDTRMVFLANPNNPTGTHFNETELRWFLDKVPSHVLVILDEAYVEYSADADSNNSIALIDQYSNLVVTRTFSKAYGLAGCRVGYAISNPQVADILNRLRQPFNVNSLGQAAALAALADDEYLARSRVLNREGLVQLTTGFNALGLKWIPSAGNFICVDMGCDALPVYEELLAQGVIVRPVGNYGMPQHLRISVGLPEENQRCLDALEAVL, via the coding sequence ATGTCCTGTGATTTTATTGGACAGGCATTGCCAGCTATTCAATCGCTGCAACCTTACCAGCCGGGTAAGCCGATCGAGGAACTGGTTCGTGAACAGGGGCTGGATGAAACTTCGATTGTCAAACTGGCCAGTAATGAGAATCCTCTGGGGCCGTCGCCAGTGGTGACAGCTGCAGTCAATAATGCCATGGCCAGTGTATCACGCTATCCTGATGCCAATGGCTTTGCATTAAAGCAGGCATTGGCAGAGCGACTGAATGTGCCAATGGAACAGATTACCCTCGGTAATGGTTCCAATGACCTACTGGTACTGCTGGCGGAATGTTACCTGAATACGGGGTGTTCAGCGGTCTATTCAGAGTATGCCTTCTTTGTTTATTCCCTGGCGGTGCGTGCTACAGGAGCAGAAGGTATTGTGGTGTCAGCCATTAACTGGGGGCATGACCTGGAAGCCATGGCAAATGCGGTTCGTGAGGATACCCGTATGGTATTTCTTGCCAACCCTAATAACCCCACAGGCACTCACTTTAATGAAACCGAGCTGAGATGGTTTCTGGATAAAGTGCCTTCCCATGTGCTGGTTATTCTGGATGAAGCCTATGTTGAATATAGCGCTGACGCTGACAGCAACAACAGTATTGCCCTTATAGATCAGTATTCGAATCTGGTGGTGACCCGAACCTTTTCAAAAGCCTATGGCCTGGCAGGATGCAGGGTGGGTTATGCCATTTCCAACCCGCAGGTGGCGGATATTCTCAACCGGTTAAGGCAGCCATTCAATGTTAACTCCCTGGGGCAGGCGGCTGCCTTGGCTGCCCTGGCGGATGATGAGTATTTGGCGCGATCAAGGGTACTGAATAGGGAGGGCTTGGTTCAGTTGACCACAGGGTTTAATGCTTTGGGACTCAAGTGGATTCCTTCAGCAGGAAACTTTATTTGTGTGGATATGGGATGTGATGCTCTGCCGGTATATGAAGAGCTGTTGGCCCAAGGGGTTATCGTTCGACCCGTTGGTAACTATGGTATGCCTCAGCATTTGCGT
- the pheA gene encoding prephenate dehydratase yields the protein MAEEKLNELRHQIDALDHDILELISRRARCAQEVAQVKQKACQASGEQAVFYRPEREAQVLRKVMQRNNGPLNDEEMGRLFREIMSACLALEAPVRVAYLGPEGTFTQQAAIKHFGHSAVCTPMSAIDEVFREVSAGAVSYGVVPVENSSEGVINHTLDSFMDSSLQICGEVVLRIHQHLMVSENTRRDHITRIYSHAQSLAQCRKWLDAHWPMAERVAVNSNAEAAKRVRGEWNSAAIAGDMAAELYGLEKIAEKIEDQPDNSTRFLIIGNETVPRSSEVAGNDKTSIVVSMRNQPGALHAILEPFHVHDIDLTRVETRPSRSGIWNYVFFIDFEGHQEDPVVHKVLERLGERANDLRILGSYPKGVL from the coding sequence ATGGCAGAAGAAAAGCTGAATGAATTGCGTCACCAGATTGATGCGCTGGATCATGACATTCTGGAACTGATTAGCCGAAGGGCCCGTTGTGCCCAGGAGGTAGCTCAGGTTAAACAGAAGGCGTGTCAGGCCAGCGGTGAACAGGCGGTGTTTTATCGTCCTGAGCGGGAGGCTCAGGTACTTCGTAAGGTGATGCAGCGAAATAACGGCCCCTTGAATGATGAAGAGATGGGGCGTCTGTTCCGGGAAATTATGTCAGCCTGCCTGGCTTTGGAGGCTCCTGTCAGAGTGGCCTATCTGGGACCCGAAGGCACCTTTACCCAGCAGGCGGCCATCAAGCATTTCGGGCATTCAGCAGTCTGCACACCGATGTCAGCCATTGATGAGGTCTTCCGTGAGGTCAGCGCCGGGGCTGTGAGTTATGGTGTGGTGCCTGTGGAGAATTCCAGTGAAGGGGTTATTAATCATACCCTGGATAGTTTTATGGATTCTTCACTGCAAATTTGTGGAGAAGTGGTACTAAGAATTCATCAGCATCTGATGGTTTCTGAAAACACCCGCAGGGATCATATTACCCGCATCTATTCCCATGCCCAGTCCCTGGCCCAGTGCCGGAAGTGGCTGGATGCCCATTGGCCCATGGCCGAACGGGTGGCGGTAAATTCTAATGCTGAGGCGGCCAAGCGGGTTCGGGGTGAGTGGAATTCAGCGGCCATTGCGGGAGATATGGCGGCAGAGCTTTATGGTCTGGAAAAAATAGCGGAAAAAATTGAAGACCAGCCTGACAATTCCACCCGATTCCTGATTATTGGCAATGAAACCGTTCCTCGCAGCAGTGAGGTGGCGGGCAATGATAAAACATCTATCGTCGTTAGTATGAGAAATCAGCCCGGCGCCCTTCATGCCATTCTTGAGCCCTTCCATGTGCATGATATAGACCTTACCCGGGTAGAAACCCGGCCTTCCCGTAGCGGCATCTGGAATTATGTGTTTTTCATTGATTTTGAGGGGCACCAGGAAGATCCGGTGGTTCATAAGGTGCTGGAGCGGCTTGGAGAACGTGCGAATGATTTAAGGATTTTAGGGTCTTATCCAAAAGGTGTCCTTTGA
- the serC gene encoding 3-phosphoserine/phosphohydroxythreonine transaminase, with the protein MDKTVDELLGQLGGRAFNFCAGPAPIPQAVLEQARDELLNWHNCGASVMEVSHRTKAFIKLAEESEQDLRALLAIPDHYSVLFLQGGARGQFAAVPMNIKGERQSADYINSGYWAQSAIKEAQRYIGVNVAADGKALGFGSMPEQQEWRLDSQAAYVHYTPNETIGGLEFPFVPDTGEVPLVADMSSSILSRSVDIERFGIIYAGAQKNIGPAGLTVAIVRKDLLERTGNICPAVLDYKLQSEKNSMYNTPPTFAWYLAGLVFKWLKDQGGIEAMEIINKRKAEKLYAMIDKTGFYQNNVDSHWRSKMNVPFTLADPSLDDLFLKESEQAGFLQLKGHKAVGGMRASIYNAIPESHVDALIDFMGEFERGHG; encoded by the coding sequence GTGGACAAAACTGTTGATGAGCTATTAGGCCAGCTGGGTGGGCGTGCTTTTAATTTTTGTGCAGGCCCGGCACCCATTCCCCAGGCAGTGCTTGAGCAGGCTCGGGATGAGTTGTTGAATTGGCACAATTGTGGAGCCTCGGTGATGGAAGTAAGCCATCGAACTAAGGCATTTATCAAGTTGGCAGAAGAGTCTGAGCAGGATTTACGGGCGTTGCTGGCTATCCCCGATCACTATAGCGTCCTGTTTTTGCAGGGGGGAGCCCGAGGGCAGTTTGCCGCCGTGCCCATGAATATAAAGGGGGAGAGGCAGTCTGCGGACTATATTAACAGTGGTTACTGGGCCCAGTCAGCTATCAAGGAAGCCCAGCGCTATATTGGTGTGAATGTGGCTGCGGATGGCAAGGCCCTTGGTTTTGGGAGTATGCCTGAGCAGCAGGAGTGGCGGTTGGACAGTCAGGCAGCCTATGTCCATTATACACCTAATGAAACCATTGGGGGCCTTGAGTTTCCATTTGTCCCTGATACCGGTGAAGTCCCGTTGGTGGCCGACATGTCTTCCAGCATTTTATCAAGGTCTGTGGATATTGAGCGCTTTGGTATTATTTATGCGGGAGCCCAAAAGAATATAGGGCCGGCAGGTTTAACCGTGGCCATTGTTCGAAAGGATCTGTTAGAAAGAACTGGAAATATCTGTCCGGCGGTGCTTGATTATAAGCTGCAGTCTGAAAAAAACTCTATGTATAACACGCCGCCCACCTTTGCCTGGTATTTGGCCGGTCTGGTCTTTAAATGGCTAAAAGACCAGGGAGGGATTGAGGCTATGGAAATCATCAATAAACGCAAGGCTGAAAAGTTGTATGCCATGATCGATAAAACCGGCTTTTATCAAAATAACGTAGACAGTCACTGGCGCTCCAAAATGAACGTCCCTTTCACTCTGGCTGACCCATCCCTGGATGATTTATTTCTGAAGGAATCCGAACAAGCGGGGTTTTTACAGCTGAAAGGCCATAAGGCTGTGGGGGGCATGCGCGCCAGTATCTACAATGCGATACCTGAATCCCATGTGGATGCCCTGATCGATTTTATGGGGGAGTTTGAACGAGGACATGGTTAA